The Pigmentiphaga aceris DNA segment TTGATGGCCACGTAGATCAGGCTGTTGATGTAGCCGGAATACCAGGACTCATCGGTGAAGATGCGAACGTAGTTGTCCCAGGTGAACTGCTGCGGGAAGAACGAGAAGCTGGACAGAATTTCTTCGTTCGTCTTGAAGCTCATGTTGATCATCCAGTAGATGGGCAACAAGGCAAACAACAGGTACAAAGCCAGGAAGATGATGCGCTTCTGGAAGCGGCGGTTGGGGTTCATTGCTCCACCTCTGCTTTTTGGGTTCCGACGCGTTGCATCCAGTTGTAGAGGACGAAGCACAGCAACAGAATGATCAGGAAATAAATCAGCGAGAACGCGGCTGCCGGGCCCAGGTCGAACTGGCCGACTGCCTTCTGCGTCAGGTACTGGCTAAGGAAGGTGGTGGCGCTGCCTGGACCGCCACCTGTGAGCACGAAAGGCTCGGTATAGATCATGAAGCTGTCCATGAAACGCAGCAGCACCGCAATCATCAGCACGCCGCGCATTTTGGGCAGCTGGATGTAGCGAAACACGGCGAACTTGCTGGCACCGTCGATGCGTGCAGCCTGGTAGTAGGCGTCGGGGATCGAACGCAGGCCGGCGAAGGCCAGCAAGGCCACCAGCGGTGTCCAGTGCCAGACGTCCATTACCAGCACGGTCAGCCATGCGTCGGTGGCGTTGCCGGTGTAGCTGTAGTCGATGCCGATCTTCTGCAGGGTGTAGCCCAGCAGACCGATGTCGGCACGGCCGTAAATTTGCCAGATGGTGCCGACCACGTTCCACGGAATCAGCAGCGACAGCGCGATCACGACCAACACCGCCGACGACTTCCAGCCTTTGGCCGGCATCGACAGCGCCAGCGCAATGCCCAGCGGGATTTCAACCAGCAGTACCGAGAATGAGAAACCAAGCTGGCGCAGCAGGGCCGAGTGCAGTTCTTCGTCGCGCATCATGGCGGCAAACCATTCGGTGCCGACAAACACGCGCCGCTCGGGCGAGATGATGTCCTGCACCGAATAATTGACCACCGTCATCAACGGCACGATGGCCGAGAAGGCCACGCAGATCAGCACTGGCAGGATCAGGAACCAGGCTTTCTGGTTGACGGGTTTGGTGGTGGTGCTCATGGAACGAGCTCCTCGTCACGGTAGTAGCAGGT contains these protein-coding regions:
- a CDS encoding carbohydrate ABC transporter permease; translated protein: MSTTTKPVNQKAWFLILPVLICVAFSAIVPLMTVVNYSVQDIISPERRVFVGTEWFAAMMRDEELHSALLRQLGFSFSVLLVEIPLGIALALSMPAKGWKSSAVLVVIALSLLIPWNVVGTIWQIYGRADIGLLGYTLQKIGIDYSYTGNATDAWLTVLVMDVWHWTPLVALLAFAGLRSIPDAYYQAARIDGASKFAVFRYIQLPKMRGVLMIAVLLRFMDSFMIYTEPFVLTGGGPGSATTFLSQYLTQKAVGQFDLGPAAAFSLIYFLIILLLCFVLYNWMQRVGTQKAEVEQ